A portion of the Daphnia magna isolate NIES linkage group LG4, ASM2063170v1.1, whole genome shotgun sequence genome contains these proteins:
- the LOC116920336 gene encoding speckle-type POZ protein B-like isoform X1: MAAGLGKHLGTRQQEATFRPSFADNWCEMDFEVTKTDLKWNIPFPFLEYPLTSMESSEFSSGDYCNWTLCLNNREGHLYISQNLRLIKNNSKIAPAIQVFTGIANKKGDLLSTETVILDINNFIRSKSLYVSTFKIEELLKSKFYEKEGNWVIYCTVKIWNRTETKSCTSSSKITSDVFHSELVSTQFEELFKNKTLSDVNLNVGGQIFPAHKNIIAASSKVFAAMFHHETSEKLSNKVDIQDIDPDVFQEVLRYLYTGRMSRETLDKMAVGVLAVADKYLLDELKAECENHLMKRMSADNCAELLAFAAQPHPAINLKKYAVDFLRRYPDLVMATDGWQKAKKENLVWSCELIEMLCGRKLLDV, translated from the coding sequence ATGGCAGCAGGGCTGGGCAAGCATCTAGGTACCAGACAACAAGAAGCGACGTTTAGACCTTCGTTTGCTGATAATTGGTGTGAAATGGATTTTGAGGTTACGAAAACCGATTTAAAGTGGAACATACCGTTTCCGTTTCTAGAATATCCTCTGACTTCTATGGAATCTTCAGAATTTTCTTCGGGAGATTATTGTAATTGGACTCTTTGTCTCAACAACAGGGAAGGACATTTATATATTTCTCAGAATCTAAGACTCATCAAGAACAATTCTAAAATTGCCCCAGCAATTCAAGTGTTCACTGGAAttgcaaataaaaaaggcGATTTGCTTTCCACAGAAACGGTCATATTGGATATAAATAACTTCATTCGTTCCAAATCCTTGTATGTGTCTAcattcaaaattgaagaacttctaaaatcaaaattttatgaAAAAGAAGGCAACTGGGTCATCTACTGTACTGTCAAAATTTGGAATCGTACAGAAACCAAATCGTGCACATCTTCGTCTAAAATTACCTCTGATGTTTTTCACAGTGAATTAGTTTCGACGCAATTTGAAGAACTATTTAAAAACAAGACGCTAAGTGACGTTAACTTAAACGTCGGAGGGCAAATTTTTCCCGCCCACAAAAATATTATAGCAGCAAGTAGCAAAGTATTTGCGGCCATGTTTCATCACGAAACATCAGAGAAGTTGTCGAACAAGGTAGACATCCAGGACATCGATCCGGACGTCTTTCAAGAGGTGCTTCGTTACCTGTACACTGGCCGGATGTCTCGGGAAACGCTGGACAAAATGGCGGTCGGTGTTCTGGCGGTGGCGGATAAATATTTGCTGGATGAGTTGAAAGCCGAGTGCGAAAATCATTTGATGAAGAGGATGTCCGCCGACAACTGCGCAGAGTTGCTTGCATTTGCTGCCCAGCCACATCCAGCGATCAATTTGAAAAAGTATGCTGTTGATTTCCTCCGGCGTTACCC